A single region of the Triticum dicoccoides isolate Atlit2015 ecotype Zavitan chromosome 2B, WEW_v2.0, whole genome shotgun sequence genome encodes:
- the LOC119365891 gene encoding beta-fructofuranosidase, insoluble isoenzyme 7-like, translating to MAVLSLAACVAFFHLLLLFSSSSSLRVAPEAAESSGSAPHGRTAYHFQPAKNWQNDPNGPMYHNGMYHLFYQYNPHGATWGVGNLSWGHSVSGDLVNWAALDAALEPTSPFDANGCWSGSATILPGGVPAILYTGISADGEQVQNVAFPKNASDPLLREWVKPSYNPVIPLPADVPADFFRDPSTAWLGRDGLWRLAVSAKVGNAVGSTLIYRSKDFRLWERNAAPLQESRAAGMVECPDLFPVAEPGVEEGLDHAPRTGTGVRQVLKLSAMDTFQDYYAVGRYNDMSDTFEPEDDGDDCQSWRRLDYGHVYASKSFFDARKNRRVLWSWANETDSQADDVAKGWSGVQIFPRKVWLDNDGKQLRQWPIEEIKTLRSRKVGLLGMVVNSGGVNEIVGVAGTQADVEVIFQIPALEGAESFEPNWLLDPQRLCGEKGASVPGGVGPFGLLVMASGDLQEHTAVFFRVFRHHDKYRVLMCTDLSRSTTRAGVYKPPYGAFVDMDIEAHGGIISLRTLVDHSVVESFGGGGRTCITARVYPEHAENGNSHLYVFNNGTGAVKVAKLEAYELATATVNVGDDGLIQPSSMRKGEA from the exons ATGGCTGTACTCTCTCTCGCCGCGTGCGTCGCCTTCTTCCATCTCCTCCttctcttctcttcgtcttcctctctCCGCGTAGCCCCCGAAGCGGCGGAGAGCTCGGGATCGGCGCCCCATGGCCGGACCGCCTACCACTTCCAGCCCGCCAAGAACTGGCAGAACG ATCCGAATG GGCCAATGTACCACAACGGCATGTACCACTTGTTCTACCAGTACAACCCGCACGGCGCCACCTGGGGCGTCGGCAACCTCTCCTGGGGCCACTCCGTCTCCGGCGACCTCGTGAACTGGGCCGCCCTCGACGCCGCGCTCGAGCCCACCTCGCCGTTCGACGCCAACGGCTGCTGGTCGGGCTCCGCCACCATCCTCCCCGGCGGCGTCCCGGCCATCCTCTACACCGGCATCAGCGCCGACGGCGAGCAGGTCCAAAACGTGGCCTTCCCCAAGAACGCGTCCGACCCGCTCCTCCGTGAGTGGGTGAAGCCGAGCTACAACCCCGTCATCCCGCTCCCCGCTGACGTCCCCGCGGATTTCTTCCGCGACCCTTCCACGGCGTGGCTCGGCCGCGACGGTCTGTGGCGCCTCGCCGTATCGGCCAAGGTCGGTAACGCCGTGGGGTCTACGCTCATCTACCGAAGCAAGGACTTCCGGCTGTGGGAGCGGAATGCCGCCCCGCTGCAAGAGTCACGCGCCGCCGGCATGGTGGAGTGCCCGGACCTGTTCCCGGTGGCGGAGCCCGGCGTGGAGGAGGGGCTCGACCACGCGCCGAGGACCGGCACCGGGGTGAGGCAAGTGCTGAAGCTGAGCGCGATGGACACGTTTCAGGACTACTACGCGGTCGGGCGTTACAACGACATGTCGGACACCTTTGAaccggaggacgacggcgacgactGCCAGAGCTGGCGCCGCCTCGACTACGGCCACGTGTACGCGTCCAAGTCCTTCTTCGACGCGCGCAAGAACCGGCGCGTGCTCTGGTCATGGGCCAACGAGACCGACAGCCAGGCCGACGACGTCGCCAAGGGCTGGTCCGGCGTCCAG ATCTTCCCACGGAAGGTATGGCTGGACAACGACGGGAAGCAGCTAAGGCAATGGCCAATCGAGGAGATCAAGACGCTGAGGAGCAGAAAGGTCGGGTTGCTGGGAATGGTGGTGAACTCCGGCGGCGTGAACGAGATCGTCGGCGTCGCGGGCACACAGGCGGACGTGGAGGTGATCTTCCAGATCCCGGCCCTGGAGGGAGCCGAGAGCTTCGAGCCCAACTGGCTGCTGGATCCGCAGAGGCTGTGCGGGGAGAAGGGCGCGTCCGTGCCCGGCGGGGTCGGCCCGTTCGGGCTGCTCGTCATGGCCTCCGGCGACCTGCAGGAGCACACCGCCGTCTTCTTCAGGGTGTTCAGGCACCATGACAAGTACAGAGTCCTCATGTGCACCGACCTGAGCAGGTCAACTACAAGAGCCGGGGTGTACAAGCCACCGTACGGGGCTTTCGTGGACATGGACATCGAAGCGCACGGCGGGATCATCTCGCTCAGAACACTG GTTGACCACTCGGTGGTGGAGAGCTTCGGCGGCGGAGGCCGGACGTGCATCACGGCGAGGGTGTACCCGGAGCACGCCGAGAACGGCAACAGCCACCTGTACGTGTTCAACAACGGGACAGGTGCGGTGAAGGTGGCCAAGCTCGAGGCGTACGAGCTGGCGACGGCGACCGTGAACGTTGGGGACGACGGGTTGATTCAGCCGAGTTCCATGCGCAAAGGTGAAGCGTAG